DNA sequence from the Candidatus Dependentiae bacterium genome:
TCCATAACCACCAAGGTATGGATCGCTCATGATAAGCAAGCTAAAAACAGCAAGCAAAACTAAATAATAATAACGCTCAATAATGAATGAAATTTTAGATCCAATATTTGATTTTTGTGGCAGCAACTGTAAAAACTCTTCTTTATCTAAAGAAAAAACAATCGAGGTAAAAATAACAATGTGATACAAGCGAAGTAAAATATTTGGAAATTCTGATTGCTGATGAAGCATGACGAGCATAAACATTTTACGAAAAACTAGGATAACAACGGTAGAAATTGAAAAAAATAAAAAGACTAAAGAAAAACGATCAATAAGCCTTTTGCTTAATAAAAAATAATCAAATTTGCGATTTATTAATATAAAATGTGCGAGTAGTTTTCTCGATGCATAAATTCCTAAAACAATAGTGTATCCATAAAATACAACATAAAATGCAATCGATGGATCATAAACAAATGTATAGGCAAAAAACAGCATCCATCCATAAAGTAGCGTAAAAACCTCTATAAAAAAACCAATGAAAACAGCACAAAGTTGATATGGCCCATGCATAAAATCAATTGAGCCATATTCGCTCAAAAGAAAATATTTATACCATGTTGGCAAAAGTGCCTGCAAAAACAGATAGAGCATGAATGATAAAAACATCATTAAAAAGATGCCAAAAAGACCGCCAACGCTAATCTTTGAAAAACTAAACGCAATTTTTTTCAAAGATAATTGAGCTATGCATGACTTTACAATTCCATAAATATCTTTTAGAAAGATTGATAAATTTGGAAGAATGTTTTTAATGCCTTCCCAGGTTACAGCACTAATTGAACGATGCCATACCCCAATTAAATCAAACTCATGCAAAATACAATCTATAGATTCTAATGACTCTTCTTGAGAAATAACGATTTGCTCATAAAATTCACTTTTTTGAAGCATGATCTCATCTTGCTCTTCAATGTTTTTTATCATGTCTGCAAGTAAGATTACGCAATCAGTCCATTTCTTTTTTTGAAATGATGATACATCGTCAGTTAAAACATTCATTCTTTCTTGTTGTTTTTTTAAATGAGTCATAATGCGCTGAATGTCTTTTATCAGGCCATGATCAATTGCAATCTGTTCTTTATTCGCTTTAATTTCAGACTCTAAAAATATCTGTTTTTCTTTGTACTCGATACGCTCTTTTTCAAATGTTTCAGTATCTTTTATATGCCCTTGAGAGATTTCATATAAAAGCTTTACCGTATCTGCAACTACCTGCGATTGTTGTATTTTTGCATCCTGTAGCATCATTTCTATTTTTATTTTATACAGCATCCGCTCATCTGTTGCCACCATGACATAAGCATGTGCTACTGAATACAATGCAAAACTATCCACAATGCCATGAGCACTGACTTCTACATCTTCTAACTGTTTTAATTTTGTAAAAGAAACCTTAAATCTCTTTCTAAGCCTATCTAATTCTTCTTGAGAATTTATTTTACGAGCAGCAATTTCATTTCGTAATTTTACAAGTTCAACTTTTTTTGCATTGCATATTTTTTTTAGTTCATTATTTTTTTGTTCATAGCTATAAACATCTGAAACATCTACATGCAAACGATTTCTAATGGACTGCCCTTGATCTTTAAGCGCAGCCAGCTTGTCTTGCAACACTGATTCTTTTGAGCTTAAAAACTCTTGGTTTTTTTGATATAAACTAACTTTTAAAACAGCAAGTTCTCGCTGCTTGCAGACAATTTCTTTTTCAATGTCTAAGAGTGCAATATCTTCTTTATTTAAATCTGTATGCTTTTTTTTACTTTCAATAGACTGCTCGATTGTCTCAAATTCTTTTTCTTTGGCAACAAGCAGATACTCTTCTCGAGAAATTTCTATAGCTTTTTCTTCTTTCTTTGAAATAAGCCCTCTTAGCTGCTCTTCTTGTAAAAAAATCTTTTTCATCATATTTTGCAAATCAAGAAATGAATAAATTGATTTTTCCTCAATGGTATTTGATTTGTGTATAGAATCAGAAAATGATTTTTCCCAAAATTCAATATGCTGAAGCAAAAGAGCTAGTGTTTGACCCTTTGTTTCTTTAATTTCGCCATAAACTTTATCTAGCAGAGTCAGAAAGTTAATTCTTTTGAGTAAAAAGCTATCATGCTTTTTTAATGATCTCTCTTTAAGTTCTGCAATTTCTATTTCAATGTCTGTATGTTTTTGCAAATACCCATCAGAAAAATCTTTCCAACGTTGCTCTAACAGAGTAATTTCTGCTTTTAAACTATCTACATACTTATAACGATCTGCTGCATCAAAATGAAGTAAAATTCTTACTTTGGGCGTAGCAATTTCTTGACCTAATTCCAAAGGGCAAACATTAAAAGAAAAGAAAAGGAAGAGAAGATAGAAAAACATTCTCATATTGTTATTCCTTAAAGAGCATGAAAAAAGCAACACTGACCATATAATATTACTTTAAGCTAGCAAGTAAATATAGTTGCTTCAATAAGATTTTTACGCTTTATCATGTTGATAAAAATTATCCCATGACCTTTGAACAGATTCATTTATAATCTTAAAATCTTGAGAGATAATTCCGCATGGATCTTGAATTGCAATTTGATAAACCTCTTGCTGCTCTGGAAGCAAATCTAACAATAAAAACAACCTAAGCATTGCTACAGACCTCCCTACCTCAGACAAGGTTAAAATATTGCTATAAATATATAACAAAAAATCAAACATCTCTGGAACACGAATTTCGCGAGGAATACTTTTTTTACAGAGCCGCATGATATCATGAACAAAAACAAGCTGCTCGATGCTCAGACCATGCGCAGACGTTTCAATGGACAGATCTAAAAACCTATAAACATTTTGGCTTTTTTCAACAGCGCAAAAAATTAATGAACCCGTACTAAGCAGTGAGGCTTGATGATTCTTAGGGTAAATACATAATATTTTCCCATGTTCAAAATGAATAATTTCAACCTTTTGACTTATCGGAAGATAATTTTTTATTACAAATGCGGGAAAGTTTCTTGCTTTCTGACGGGAATAATTCATAATTCTACTAACATTAAAAAATCTAATTTTGTAAGTTAAAATATACCACACAAGGCCACTTATGATATCAAAACATAATTCATTATTCTTAATTTGTTCTTTGTTTTTCATAGAAACGCATTCTAAGCCAGGTAAGCGCGTACTCCACAACACTTCTCAAACGCTTAATCCGCAGCCACATATACCAAAAATCAATAATACAAATAGTTTTTATTCTCAACCAATAACAGAAGAATTAAGAAAAGCTGTTATACAAGAATTAAAACTCACCACAATAAGCATGGTTGCCTCATGTCTTTTTATAGGTACTTGCATTATGTTTGACACAAATAAATCATAATGTTTTCAAAAAAGATTTATTGTTGAAAGGTCTTCCCAAAAACCTACCAACCATTTCATATGGACTTCTCAGGCCACCTGGGCTTAATACCTCAGTAACATAATCATTACCCGTTTCATACTCAAAAAGCCCTCGCTGGTAAGCCTTATCAAATAGATCAGCAGCTATAACGCTTGTCCATGGATACATGTAATAAGAGGCACCAAAATCACCGGCTAAAAACATAAAACTTGTTTCAAAATAACAATTAGAATCATATGCAATATGTTTAAATGTTTTTTTATATAACTTTTCAACCATGCTATGAATTTCTTTGCCCTCAAGATCATCTTGATCTTGCAAATGCAAGCGCAACGACATTAATCCTAAAAATAATTGATTAAGCATGCTTTGCGGCCTACTAAATTTTAGCGATGCTATAATCTTTTCAATCATATCTTTTGGCATTGTATCACCAGTTGTATAATCACTACTTATAGAAGTCCACAGCTCCGGTTTATCAAACCAACACTCAAGCATCTTGCAAGGAGCCTCCATAAAATCTTGCACAACTTGCGTTCCTGAAAATTGTGTAAATCTTGTTGCTCCAAAAAGTGCATGAAGAGCATGACCCATTTCATGAAATGTTTCCATTACCTCATCAAGCGTTAAAAGAGTTGGACAATCATGCGTTGGCTCAACAAAGTTTGTCACAACAACTGACGACCCAACACAAGAAATGCTACAATCATCTCGTATCGATGGAACAATCATCATATGGCTTTGACCTACACTACCTTGCGCTATGGCGCTTGCGCGCATTGCCTCTGGAGTTGACGGAATGATTTTTTTTAACGGACGCTTATAAAGATCAAGTATCATATAACCAAGAACAGATTGATGCTTTAAAGATCTAATTCTGTAGCACTGCAAACCATCAGCCCAGAGGCCTTCAGTTTTTTGAGGCTCAAATTCGATATGAAAAACTCGATTAAATTGCTGTAAAAATGATGGTATAACTTGTGACAATGAAAAATATTTAGATATTTCATCTTGGCTTAAATCAAACATGTGTTTTTGATACCATGCCCTTGCTAATGCAACATCCCATGGCTTTAATAAATTCCCATCAATAAGGCTTATTGACGGAGCTAGGCCAAAATCTACTATTTTTTCAAAGTCTTTATCGGCATATGGCTGCAAATCTTTTATCATGCCAAGTAAAAACTTTTCTGCCCTTTTAGGCGTTTTAGCCATTAGTCCATGTAGTTGATATGATGCAAAGTTTGGATATTTTAACAGATTTGCCATTTCGTGCCGCTTACTTAAAAGCCCTGTTAAGGCTTTTTGATTTAACTTGCTAGCCCTTTGCGAAAATAACATAAAACACGTTTTTCTGGTTGACTCAACCAAACAGTTTTTCATAATTAATGCAAATGTTTCAGAATTAATTGGGACAATGCAATTATCCAAAGAATCTTTTTGCAAAGAATTAATAAATTGATCAGAAAGCCCATCAAGATCACAGCTGCTTACAGAAAAACTATTTTTCTCGTTGACAATATTGCTTAAAAATTCAGCTGATACGTTATTGATATCGCGTTTTACATCCTCCAGGTGCGCACTTTCTAAATCATCTAATTTAACACCGACATGCTCAAAATTTTGAATCATATGATTTAAAAAATACCGAACGGAAACACTTTTTTTGTAATTGTCAGATCCAAGCTGAAGATATTCTAGAAAAGCCTGGTATAAAATTTTATTAGAAATCAATACAGTCGCTTGATAATTTTGTAAATCGTTCAAAGCTTTTTGAGAAGAAATTATAATTTTTTCATCATTTGAAAGCATTGCAAGAACACGAAGAACAGATAAGTTTACAATAAATTGAAAATAAGCTTGTTCATAAACAAGAACTGTATTTTGATAATTCCTCATACATGCTTGAACTTGAGCAATACTCTCAATTGCAGCATCCATCAAACTTTTTGAAGAGAGTAAAAGATCATCTACCTGAGTAACATTTTTTGGAAACAATGATACGATTCTTTCAAAGTCTATTCGAGCACACATGCGCTCTTTAACCATCTTCTTTTTCTTGCATCCACCCAAAAAGATTAACAAAATCAGACTACTCATCCAAAATTTTTTCATGCCTACTTCCTTTTTTATTACTTCTACTTTTTTAGCACATGCATTTTCAAAAACTCATCATCTTAATAATTTTTGCCCTTCAACTGCAACAACTGCTCTCGAAGCTGAATTGCTTTT
Encoded proteins:
- a CDS encoding mechanosensitive ion channel, with the translated sequence MRMFFYLLFLFFSFNVCPLELGQEIATPKVRILLHFDAADRYKYVDSLKAEITLLEQRWKDFSDGYLQKHTDIEIEIAELKERSLKKHDSFLLKRINFLTLLDKVYGEIKETKGQTLALLLQHIEFWEKSFSDSIHKSNTIEEKSIYSFLDLQNMMKKIFLQEEQLRGLISKKEEKAIEISREEYLLVAKEKEFETIEQSIESKKKHTDLNKEDIALLDIEKEIVCKQRELAVLKVSLYQKNQEFLSSKESVLQDKLAALKDQGQSIRNRLHVDVSDVYSYEQKNNELKKICNAKKVELVKLRNEIAARKINSQEELDRLRKRFKVSFTKLKQLEDVEVSAHGIVDSFALYSVAHAYVMVATDERMLYKIKIEMMLQDAKIQQSQVVADTVKLLYEISQGHIKDTETFEKERIEYKEKQIFLESEIKANKEQIAIDHGLIKDIQRIMTHLKKQQERMNVLTDDVSSFQKKKWTDCVILLADMIKNIEEQDEIMLQKSEFYEQIVISQEESLESIDCILHEFDLIGVWHRSISAVTWEGIKNILPNLSIFLKDIYGIVKSCIAQLSLKKIAFSFSKISVGGLFGIFLMMFLSFMLYLFLQALLPTWYKYFLLSEYGSIDFMHGPYQLCAVFIGFFIEVFTLLYGWMLFFAYTFVYDPSIAFYVVFYGYTIVLGIYASRKLLAHFILINRKFDYFLLSKRLIDRFSLVFLFFSISTVVILVFRKMFMLVMLHQQSEFPNILLRLYHIVIFTSIVFSLDKEEFLQLLPQKSNIGSKISFIIERYYYLVLLAVFSLLIMSDPYLGGYGSLMWHLFWNVFVSMCVLGLLFIVNMIIRKHSVIFFFKEDDSINGSCERFDYAKTWYAIYILCLIFVFTIIAIVLCAEVWGYGFTYGTLRKVAMYELFKIESTSSAGKMESFRVLNLLYILFMSCVGIVLAYLFRKFVLRRVFDIQYVDPGIQNTVTIISRHVIIIAAVMIACIQSKLGSVVTYVSFVGLVTFGWSFKDLLTDFVAYFFILVQRPVKLGDYVMIDQDTKGVVRKISSRAVILRHKNAVNIVVPNSTVLKASIYNWNYTRGYIGLDDIIFTVPFKTNITLVREVCFKVMDEDGDVLKVPQPFVRLNEFGDKGYVFMIRGFVSAGNTLRQWDIASNIRFALVEKLGKEGIIIAGPSMKIFMEKETFQDQQ
- a CDS encoding M3 family metallopeptidase is translated as MKKFWMSSLILLIFLGGCKKKKMVKERMCARIDFERIVSLFPKNVTQVDDLLLSSKSLMDAAIESIAQVQACMRNYQNTVLVYEQAYFQFIVNLSVLRVLAMLSNDEKIIISSQKALNDLQNYQATVLISNKILYQAFLEYLQLGSDNYKKSVSVRYFLNHMIQNFEHVGVKLDDLESAHLEDVKRDINNVSAEFLSNIVNEKNSFSVSSCDLDGLSDQFINSLQKDSLDNCIVPINSETFALIMKNCLVESTRKTCFMLFSQRASKLNQKALTGLLSKRHEMANLLKYPNFASYQLHGLMAKTPKRAEKFLLGMIKDLQPYADKDFEKIVDFGLAPSISLIDGNLLKPWDVALARAWYQKHMFDLSQDEISKYFSLSQVIPSFLQQFNRVFHIEFEPQKTEGLWADGLQCYRIRSLKHQSVLGYMILDLYKRPLKKIIPSTPEAMRASAIAQGSVGQSHMMIVPSIRDDCSISCVGSSVVVTNFVEPTHDCPTLLTLDEVMETFHEMGHALHALFGATRFTQFSGTQVVQDFMEAPCKMLECWFDKPELWTSISSDYTTGDTMPKDMIEKIIASLKFSRPQSMLNQLFLGLMSLRLHLQDQDDLEGKEIHSMVEKLYKKTFKHIAYDSNCYFETSFMFLAGDFGASYYMYPWTSVIAADLFDKAYQRGLFEYETGNDYVTEVLSPGGLRSPYEMVGRFLGRPFNNKSFLKTL